The DNA window AGGAACTCCTCGTGCAATACATTCTAATGGTGTATAACCCCAGGGTTCATAATAACTTGGAAATATCCCTAAATGACATCCTCTTACAAAATCACCGTAATCTATGCCAAAAAGTGGATTGGTAGAACTAATAAAGTCGGGATGATAAACCATTTTAACCCTGTCCAATGGACTGTTGACCAACTGATTTTGTCTCAAATAATTTAAAATCTCATCATCCAGATCATTGACGAGGTTATGGGTAACAATGATTGGCCATTTATCGGTCTTCCATGATTGAATGGTCCTTCTATATCTCAGCTTCCAGTAATCGTCAATAAGGTTATTTAAATCGGGTAATTTATGCTCATTTTTGGATTTAGCGGCGGCATAAAAAAGCCTTTGCCCCAATTGACGCTGGATGGCCTCACAATTATTGCGAATCTCCTCCATGACACCCCTGCTTTGCAAGACATCCGGATTGATAGACCAGGTAGGTTGTTTTGTAATAAAAAACATCACAACGCTTGTTTTAATCTTTTCTTTGAGCATCATGCTATTGAGTAAATTCAATGCATCCAGCGTAAGATCAAAACCTTTATTTTTGTATTCATATCTTCCCGAAGTGAAAAAATAGAGGGTGTCTTCCAAATCAAAATCATAAGAATGGAAAAAATGCCCTATCACAAACTGATGTATTTCTTCCTTGAATTTCTGATGAAGATTTTGCACCTCATGATAGGCGGCAAATCGCTTAATATTTAGACCATTGGGCGTAATGGTATCCGGTTTCTTTCCCAATAGAGAAACGCATTCAATGGCGGTCAATTGACTTACAGTTGTAAAGGAATCCGCTTTATCAGCCGCCGCTCTTTCAATTTGCACCATGGGTAAGATATTGTAATGCTTGGCCTCTTTTTCCCAATTGTATTTAGGCAATTTCTCATAGAAATTTGCATCATTCATGGCCAGATATCTACCGAGCATTGTCGCATGGGTTGTAAACACCGTTCTGCATTTCAGGCCTTTTGCTTTGATATCTAATATTGGAAGACAAGACATCCACTCGTGAAAATGAGCAATAAGGTCTGATTTGCCTTTCAGGATATCCTTGCATAGTACTGTAATGAAAGTTCTGTTTAGGTCGTACCACATGATCATTTTTTCCAAAAGATCATGTTCTACTATTACATCAAGCTTAAAATCTTCATGCAAATGTTTTTGAAGAGTTTCGAGTCTGTTGAAAACATTTTCGGGATTCAGGAGAACAACTTTTGGCCTACCGGTAACCAACCACCTTCCGTACCATACATCATAACCCATATTTCTCATTTTTTCAACAGCTTTGCCTATCGGGTCACTTAAATCAGAAATAGGGTCAAATTCTGCACTTATATTAGAATTTTCCAATGGACCCAACAAGCAATAATTGTCGCCCCATTTTTCGATCATTGCCGGAACTTTAGAACGGATCACCGTATATATTCCTCCTACCTGGTTACATACTTCCCATGCGCATTCAATAAGAATGGAATCTTCGAGTTTTGTATTCTTCTTTGCCATATCATTAATTGATCAATCGAAAGATAATATATTAGGCTTAAAAAGGCTTTGGAAATAATGAAATTTATAATTTCTCAGGAAAAAAATGTTCCAAAGTCATTATGCTGTCTAATAATTACTGAAAAAATAGAAATAGCACTTAATAAATTATGAGCAAAATCATAAAAGAGTTTTAGTTCATATCTCAAATTTGCAAGCACACTACTTTTTACGATTTTTACACAATGCAAAACCTAGAGGAGTCCGTTAAGTTGGAGAACATTCAGATACAAAGAAGAATTGGCTCCTTTTATGGTTCCGATGGCCCGACTATAATGATACTTGGAGGTTTACATGGCAATGAACCCGCAGGAATTACTGCATTTCAGCGAGTACTAAAAGTTCTTGAAACAAGAAATCTTCAATTTAAAGGTCAGATTCACGGATTCAGGGGAAATTTAAAAGCCATAAGCAGCAGTGAGCGATTTCTCGAAGAAGACATGAACAGAAACTGGTATAGATATATGCGCAGAAAAGCCTCTGATTCTACAATCGAAACTGCTGAAGATTCAGAGAGAGATGCACTTTTGAATACCATACTTGAAACTATGCAAGACGCTTCGGAGCCTTGCATTTTTTTTGACCTTCACAGCACCTCTGCCCCCAGCCTTCCCTTTGCAGCCATTAACGATTCCATATATAATCGAAGTATTGTTAAGGGCTTGCCTGTTCCAATCATATTGGGTTTGCAGGAACAAATTGAAGGAACACTCAATGGAATATTAAATGATATGGGTTTGCCGGCAGTTTTATTTGAGGCGGGGCAACACGATGAAAAAGAAACCATTGATTATCACGAATCCTTTATCTGGTATATGTTATATAAACTTGGCTGTATTCAGCGAAATGCAGTTAAGTCATTGCAAAAACACAGAGATATTTTAAAGAATGCTTCAAAAGGAAAAGAGGGTTTTTATGAGGTTACATTCAGATACCCTGTCGAAATTGGAGATCAATTTGAAATGTATCCCGGATTTCAAAGCTTTCAGCCAATTGAAAACAATCAGAAAATAGCCAAAAATAACAGAGGTGATATTTTCGCTCCTCACAAGGACATAATGTTTATGCCGCTCTATCAGAATAAAGGTCAGGATGGCTATTTCTTAATTAGAAAAATCAAACCAATTTGGATGAAAATATCAAAATGGCTGCGACACAGAAATATTGATAATTATATCCATTATTTGCCCGGAGTCAACGAGTATGATCACGATGAACAACATTTTAAAGTAGATAAAAGCATTGCTTTTGCTTTTGCATTACAACTATTCCACTTATTGGGTTATCGCAAAGAGAGAGTAATTGACGATCAACTCTACGTTAGCAGAATTAAATACGATGATAATCCACCCTCAAAAGAGGAATTCTTTATGAATGTAGCATCATTTAAAGCAGGCGAACATTAAAAAAGCCCTTGCCTAAATCCCTGTTGAAAATGGTTCCGGCAAGCGCACTATTAAACAGCTTTTTTCAATTACTGCAAAGTCATTTGTATGTAACTTAAATCCTTTCTGTTGCGATCGTCTCTAATAACCATGTATTTTTTATCCCAAATCTCAGATTCAAGGTAGGTGCTTTGAAAGCCCTCATCAAGTACAAATTCTGAACTATTTATTCTGATTTTAATTTTATCCGGATCATTATTAAGGTTAACCCAGTCATTGAATATTGCCGGATCTTTATCTGTAAATATTATATCATAATCGCTGGCATTAAAACCCGAGAACAATTGAAAATCCACCGAGTCATTTCTTATATCCTTTCTTACAATAACACTGCCGTTTCTCGACTCTCCTGTCAATACAACTCTCAAAATATCTGTTTTAATTTCAAAACTATCGGGATTAAAAAACAAACCAGGTTCATATGTGAAAATTATATTGTCTTCTGCTTCAGATCTTGCTGTTGACATGGTTACATTTACTTCTTCTGATCCTTCCTTGTCAGATTCATAATTGAAGACATAAAAACTGCTTTCGAGCAAATCTATCTGAGCTCCAATTTCACTTATTTTGGCATCAAATTCCGCAGGATCAAGTGCAACGAAACCTCTTCTATTTACAATATCCTGTAAAGATGAATCCGCAGCTGTACCCAGGGATAAAGAATATAATCGAATATTTTCACTAATTTCATTGATATCTTCTACGCTGGAACGTCCTTCAGTATCTGCATTGGCTGCTATGGCAATCACAAAGCCTGGAGCAAGTCGGTTTGCTCCAAAAGTCAGTGAATCCTTTAATGCATTCATTCCAAATTCAACAGCTTCCAATAAGTTTGAGCCTTCATCTCCCAATTCAATATTGTCTAAATTCGCTGCCACTGCAGCCAGGTCCGTGTCAAACCCGGAATAACCGGAGACATCCACTGAATAGGTGTACACCTGCACACTGGAACCTGCAGGAAGCTCTCCAATAACTGCTTTTCCAGCTTCAATTAAATCCGTTAAAATGGTTTCATTATCGAGATTAACATCTATTAAAA is part of the Hyphobacterium sp. CCMP332 genome and encodes:
- a CDS encoding glycosyltransferase, whose protein sequence is MAKKNTKLEDSILIECAWEVCNQVGGIYTVIRSKVPAMIEKWGDNYCLLGPLENSNISAEFDPISDLSDPIGKAVEKMRNMGYDVWYGRWLVTGRPKVVLLNPENVFNRLETLQKHLHEDFKLDVIVEHDLLEKMIMWYDLNRTFITVLCKDILKGKSDLIAHFHEWMSCLPILDIKAKGLKCRTVFTTHATMLGRYLAMNDANFYEKLPKYNWEKEAKHYNILPMVQIERAAADKADSFTTVSQLTAIECVSLLGKKPDTITPNGLNIKRFAAYHEVQNLHQKFKEEIHQFVIGHFFHSYDFDLEDTLYFFTSGRYEYKNKGFDLTLDALNLLNSMMLKEKIKTSVVMFFITKQPTWSINPDVLQSRGVMEEIRNNCEAIQRQLGQRLFYAAAKSKNEHKLPDLNNLIDDYWKLRYRRTIQSWKTDKWPIIVTHNLVNDLDDEILNYLRQNQLVNSPLDRVKMVYHPDFISSTNPLFGIDYGDFVRGCHLGIFPSYYEPWGYTPLECIARGVPAVTSDLSGFGDYVSTLDKEHEDKGIFVLKRYKKTYERAVQDLAKFMLHFVKSTRRYRMIQRNKSEDFSENFDWKALRSEYEKSYSYALKSKS
- a CDS encoding succinylglutamate desuccinylase/aspartoacylase family protein, translated to MQNLEESVKLENIQIQRRIGSFYGSDGPTIMILGGLHGNEPAGITAFQRVLKVLETRNLQFKGQIHGFRGNLKAISSSERFLEEDMNRNWYRYMRRKASDSTIETAEDSERDALLNTILETMQDASEPCIFFDLHSTSAPSLPFAAINDSIYNRSIVKGLPVPIILGLQEQIEGTLNGILNDMGLPAVLFEAGQHDEKETIDYHESFIWYMLYKLGCIQRNAVKSLQKHRDILKNASKGKEGFYEVTFRYPVEIGDQFEMYPGFQSFQPIENNQKIAKNNRGDIFAPHKDIMFMPLYQNKGQDGYFLIRKIKPIWMKISKWLRHRNIDNYIHYLPGVNEYDHDEQHFKVDKSIAFAFALQLFHLLGYRKERVIDDQLYVSRIKYDDNPPSKEEFFMNVASFKAGEH
- a CDS encoding VWA domain-containing protein; this encodes MKYLYNLIITVVIALFLISCGGNDTEDPGPPENPSVHKPSYYNHELTPPNKVNVIFQLSDDGSVPLPGLLPQDVMVMEDGESLNSEEYNFSMASEFDYEFSPYVTLLIDVNLDNETILTDLIEAGKAVIGELPAGSSVQVYTYSVDVSGYSGFDTDLAAVAANLDNIELGDEGSNLLEAVEFGMNALKDSLTFGANRLAPGFVIAIAANADTEGRSSVEDINEISENIRLYSLSLGTAADSSLQDIVNRRGFVALDPAEFDAKISEIGAQIDLLESSFYVFNYESDKEGSEEVNVTMSTARSEAEDNIIFTYEPGLFFNPDSFEIKTDILRVVLTGESRNGSVIVRKDIRNDSVDFQLFSGFNASDYDIIFTDKDPAIFNDWVNLNNDPDKIKIRINSSEFVLDEGFQSTYLESEIWDKKYMVIRDDRNRKDLSYIQMTLQ